Sequence from the Erythrolamprus reginae isolate rEryReg1 chromosome 2, rEryReg1.hap1, whole genome shotgun sequence genome:
GTTGACATACTAGAATATGATGATCAGAAACTACTGTACAATACTAGCTATTGGAGAGAGACcccgggtggggggggggcaaggtgGCACAAAAATATCAATATTATGCTGCCAATAATGTTATGACTATACCTTATGAAAAGTGTCGTGTTCGTGGCAGACTGAGATTCTTCCGTTTCATATAAAATGATTAGATCTAAAGGGATTTACAATTGAATCATGCTAATATTTTGTCACAGTCAAATATCTttcagcttggggggggggggagtaatgcATTTTATAGACATTCTATttctggcgggctccaggggaagagccttctctgtggcggccccggtcctctggaatcaactccccccaaagatcagaactgcccccacactccttgtctttcataaattgcttaagacccacctatatcgccaggcatgggggaattgacacacatcccccaggcttatattattattattattgttgttgttgttgttgttgttttgttgttgttgttgttattgttattattattaattagatttgtatgccgcccctctttgccgactcggggcggcatacatatagttttatgtatggtatgcttgtgttgtatgttttttaaataatgggtttttagatattttcttttaaatattagatttgttgttgtacactgtttattattgttgtgagccgccccgagtctgaagagaggggcggcatacaaatctaataaataaaataaataaaataagtaaaataaaaaataaataacaatagcactctttcataatgcttttacagccctctctaagcagtttacagaatcagtctcttgcccccaacaatctgggtcctcattttacccacctccgaaggatggaaggccgagtcaaccttgatctgttggtgagatttgaactgctgaactacagatagcagttagctgaagtagcctgcagtactgcactctaaccattaagCCACCCCAGCTATATCCACAATCTTAACTCtgtgagtgtgtgcatgtgtctgTATCAGCTTGGAAAAAATACTGTATCTTGGAGGATGTAGCTGCCCTTTGTACTCCAGCAAACAGACTGCACCAACCACCTCTACTTTTTTTCTCTGTATATCTGTCAGCAACTGAATATaatcctttatatatattattattattattttatttatttgttggatttatatgctgcccctctcctagcCACACTAGATTTGAACAAATATCAACTGCCTATCAGGTGTACTCCATTTTCCTACCAATTAGTCCAACTCAAAAGGCAGAATGACCTCAAGGACAACATAACCTGACTTCCCAATTCATGTTCTTCTCACTGATTACATAATAATGGCTTAAATTAAAGCTGCAATACCGAGGGAACTGGAAAGCAACACAAAAAGAAGAAATGTGTATCATGTTCTTTAGACATTTGCTTCAGTTACATCATTTAATTTATACAGTGCCAAGGAACTGATCCCTGATACCGGTTTTGAGATGATTCATCACAGGGTGAATTGCAACACTCCACATGTGAACACTTGATAAAATTGTTCAGCGTGGGATATGAAAGAAACTATTCTCTCAAACAGGGCAATCATCCTGGATAATCTCCATTCTATATactgatgtaaaaaaaaatctccccttCTCAAATGCAATCAAAATAACTTTCTTTAAACTGCATATATTAATTAGCTTGCagaggaaaaaaatatggtgcagaGGAAAAAATGCCTGTTTTACCTTCCTAACCTTTGGAAGGGCAACTCTGTCATCTGGCatggaaacacacacaccccacacacacacaaaatatcacCCCACATTCGATCCACATTTACAAGCAAGTCAAAGAGTTAATTTGTTAAGGGACGTGCGGAAGATAGATCTAATTTGAAGTACAGATATAAGCATATTAGAAATTAAGAATGTAGCATAAGTCACAATTAATAGGAAATAATGAGCTGTAACCCAGAAAACAAATATGTATCAAAGAGCCTGGTGTTAACTCAACTTTGTGAGAAAATGCTGGCTTCACTGGTAACGAGCCCCATTTGAGTTAAAAACCTATCCTGTGTAAATGTGTCATTCCCCAAAGAAAGCCCACATCACAGAAGGAAATAGAATTATTAAATTTACCTTGTTCTTTCTGTAACTTTCGTTGCCTTTCACGATCTAATTCAGACTGGAGGACACTCATATGCTGCAGTACCTTTGAGATACACATATATTAGATTTTACAGATATATTAGGTGGTACATGTAAGTTAGTTTTTACATTTACTGAACTAGGAGCAAAAGATAGCCTCCTTTTCTTTACACACATAGAAACTAGTCTTAGGAAAGATGCTTACAAAAGAGAAGGTTAATTTGGCCAGTCCCAAAGTATTTCTTAGACCAAGACGACTTGAGAAGCTAAATGCCATTTAATCCAATTCCTCATTTCTCCACCCAAAGGCATAATCCATTAGTGGACACTCCCACATGGAGCTACATATATAGTGCAGAGTACAATGTACCTCtaataaagaacaaacacatgGAATAATGCCCACAGAGCAAATAATTTCCCTTAATGAAGCAAATGAACAAAATCACATATTACAGAATGGAAGGGGAGAGGAACAAAGCCCTCAACCTTGGTGAGAAATTCAATTCCAACTGAAATGTGAAGAAATTCATTTGATTCATGAGCATTTAATATTGAATTATTCTCTGGTACACAAACTTTCAGCAATAATTTACAATAGATATCTTGATTTTTGTTCTTGAATgccaagaaaataaaaagaaagatataTGATTAAGTCTTAAGCACTTCCTTCCAATGAACACGTACTGTGTTTTCATTTCTGAAGCATTATTTAAGGATCGGAATCAAAGCCATAATACATCACATGAGCCCtcaaagaagggtggcataaaagatagatagatagataggtaggtaggtaggtaggtaggtaggtaggtaggtaaacaataatataaaactgtATTAGAGAACATCTAGAACAGGCGTGTCAAACTGGATTTACTTTGAGGGCCAGATCAACATTGTAGTTCTCCTCTGTGGGTCTTCTGCACTGTTTTGGCTGGCAGGGTCTGCAGGCAGCCGtccaggccaaaaatgggctgtAGGTGGTTGCACACCAACAGTACCGTGCCCCATTTTTCCTAACAGAGGCACTGCAGACTAGTCCTTTGCTATTTTCAAGCTGGTCCCATGGGCCAGTTTAAAGCACCCCATGAGCCAAATCCAGCCTGTGTGCCTTGATGCTCCTGATCTAGAATATTAATTGAGGTATATGCTATGGCAAACACCTTTGCTTCAAAACAGATTAAATTGGTCACCTTAAAAATCAATGTATATTAAATGTAGTTTGGACACAATGGGCCCAGATGGAGAGGAACTGGAGTAAGCTCAACCTGTTTGACTGGTATCTGTCATTAACTGTTCTTGTTTAGATTCTTTAAGTGTATCCCTCTGGCAGGCTGCCAACCCCAGCAATCCCTGTAGATCCTGGAGTAAGGCTGGAATGACAGCAGGAACCATTGAGGTTATGAACTCGAATGAAAGGATGTCCAAAACATTGCATAAATGTTTGCTAGCATCATTCCCTGTACTTTTTCCAATGTCACAAGGGGTTATTTCCCAAACTCCAGCATCCCTCTTAAAGTTCTCTGCAGATGGAATGACTGATGGAATGACAGACATAGAAAACTGGTATCAGCTGCAATACCTGTGCAGAAAGAATGAGGGAACCTGTTGTTCCCTGCTAAGCCACGATTTCTGAGGAACTGAAATCGTCACTGCCCTCTCCCTTGAGGGCAACCTGGTGAGCAGGTGTCAAGACAGTTGTAAGTATGGATGAACTGAATTCTCAAGTGTCCTAGCCACATCGTCTCCTGGATGCCAAAACAGACTGAAGGGGAAAGGGCCCAGACTTGTGGAATTGCTCCTTCCCATATGCAAATATGAGGAACATCCATCGAGCCTGCTTAATGGGAGCATGCAATTCTGCTCAGCCTTACcagctggcacgtgagccgttgccctacctcagctccagcgcacatgtgtgcCCTCCCAGGTGATTTTCAgctcgcatggaggctctggcagggcattttcaacttccagagggcctccaaggggggcaggggagggcgttttcaccctcctcaggctccaagtaAATgtctggagccttgggagggcaaaaaacaggcctatcgGGCCTACCAGAACAGGCCAtttgtggcctccagagggcttggggggggggggggagttatggATCAATTACAAGCTCAATTGAtttccctaaagcagtgtttcccaaccttggcaacttgaagatatttggacttcaactcccatttgctggctggggaattctgggagttgaagtccaaatatcttcaagttgccaaggttgggaaacactgccctaaaggaTACTAATTCTACTATAGCGGTCCATCTGCCCATGATTGATTTCTAAGTTATAACTTTATAAGCTGTGTCACACTGCTATGTCTAGCCATATATGGCAGACTGCCTAGAGTTGTGTCTCCTGTTGTTACATTGCATAGATTTTGGttgcatcctctctctctctctttctgtctctgaatTGGGACATTTCGCACCTTAGAGTGGATTAAAAAGAAGCGAGAAAATgacccagaatattaaaaaaaagaacattgcACCAAAAGGATAAAGTGAATTAACTTACTCTGACAGCTGCCAGTTTACACTGTTTTTCATCCAAGCAATCTCCAGCGACTTTCGCTAGTGTGGGATCCAAAGGGTTGTCTTTCAGATCAAGCCATTTCAGGTTCTAAGAAGGAAATGCATGGAAAACTAGACCCAGATCATGATCGTGATTTTCAGTTTTACTctttggaagtacagtggtacctcaagatacgaacccctcatcttacgaacaactcgtgatacgaacccggggttcagaaaaatgttgcctcttcttacgaacttttttcgagttatgaaccggcgttcggaagacagctgggaagccacgcggctgttttaaaaggtgacagccgggcggcgggccttcccagcagcctcccgaacaccggttcgtaactcgaaaaaagttcgtaagaagaggcaaaatttttctgaaccccgggttcagttcgggaggttgctgggaagccctccagcccggctgtgaccttttaaaacagccgtgcagcttcccagctgtctccgaatgccgaacgcggaagttcgggtttggcgttcggcttcgggagacagctgggaagccgcgcggctgttttaaaaggtcacagccgggctggggccttcccagcaccccccccccgaaccctgaacttttgccaaacttccgggttcgggggggtgctgggaagccccccagcccggctgtgaccttttaaaacatccccgcggcttcccagcagtcgccgaacgccgaacgcggaagttcgggtttggcgttcggcttcgggaagctgctgggaagccgcgcagctgttttaaaaggtgacagctggcctggggggcttcccagcaacctcccgaaccccgaacttttgccgaacctccgggttcgggggtTTGCTGGGCAgatccccaggccggctgtcaccttttaaaatagccgcgcggcttcccagcagtcgcccaacgccgttttttttgcggggggggggggtttggttgcacggattaattgactttacattgcttcctatgggaaacaatgtttcatcttacgaacctttcgtcttacgaacctccccctggaaccaattaggttcgtaagacgaggtatgactgtattctgAACTGTGGTGGCGcggtggttaaaatgcagtactgcagacttcttctgcagttcagcagttcaattctgacccagctcaaagttgactcggtCTTCCATCAATCCAGGTTCAGTGAAATGAaaacccacattgttgggggcaatatgctaactttgTAAAATGCTTATATAGGAAGATGaagaggtacagtgatacctcatctacaaacttaattggttctgggatgaggattgtaaggtgaaaagtttgtaagacgaaacaatgtttcccataggaatcaatggaaaagcgattaatgcatgcaagcccaaaactcaccccttttgccagccaaagcgctcatttttgcgcttctgggattcccgaggctcccctccatgggaaacctcacctccggacttccgtgtttttgtgatgctgcaggggaatcccagcagcgcaaaaatgggtcattcactggcaacggaagtctggaggtgggggtttcccagcgaggggagcctcagcaaaattgcagcatcgcaaaaacacagaagtcctcaaaaccccacctccgaacttccgcgtttttgtgatgctgcgatttcgctgaggctcccatcgctgggaaaccccacctccggacttccgctgccagcgaagcgcccgtttttgcactgcggggattcccctgtagcatcgcaaaaacacggaagtccggaggtggtgttttccatggaggggagcctcaggggaatctcagcagtgcaaaaacgggcgcttcgctggcaacagaagtccggaggtggggcatcccagtggcagcggcttgggtttgtaaggtgaaaatagtttggaagaagcgccaaaaaaatcttaaaccccgggtttgtatctcgaaaagtttgtatgacgaggggtttgtaagacgaggtatcactgtatataccatatttttcagagtataaagcacacttttttccctcctaaaaaataggctgaaaatttgggtgtgttttatacttcaAAGTTACCCATGGCCACCTGCCGGCCCCTACTCTTTGCCTCTCCACATGTCCTCTTCCTGGCTACAGAGATTAGCACTGACAATGGCTTTTGTTTTAGGGCTATGGGCGTTGTATTTTCAACCTCCAAACGCTCAATGCCCAGTGCCCAAATAGGCTACCCCAGCAACTGCTGCCTTCTCTTACCCCTTCCCCACTTTGCCTACTTTAGTCACTGGAGCTCCCTCCAGAGGGTCAGCTGtgcttttgaagctgtttttcagcccaaacACAAGCTAAGCAATATTCCgtactttgcctgcttttctaattgctgctccctccaacaatcaCCTGTGCTTTAGAAGCATAGCCCCAGCCATCCCCAACCTCAAAACCAGCAAGCAAATGAacgaatgtgctgaagctgaccaggctaaggactagccagatgaatacctagtaagcagaATTCCCccacccattttcctccccaaaaactaaggtgcatcttatactccagtgcgtcttatactccgaaaaatatggtaagtctaaatgctattttaatTAGTGCTGCACTCAGTGTTTCGGAGAAAGAACACTAAGAACAGATACACTAAATGCACCCTTATTTCTggacaatagtaaaaaaaaatctccaatatATTGTAGGTTAGTCTCAATCCAAGAATTATAAAAGAACATAATTACCTTGAGTTGGGCAAAACTAACAGGCAAAGTAACCAATCGATTGTTCAACAGATCCAAGTGTTGCAAGCTGATCAAGCGCCCAAAGTCTGATGGTAGATTCTGAAGCCGATTTTTGCTTAAATCCAATTTTACCAGATGGATCAAGCTGCAAAACTCTGACTGGAACCCAAGCATAAGTAAAACATGAAACCATGCAATTTCTAGGAATAAGCCTAACTAAATTATTTCTGAGCAATGATACAGAGAACTGAGCTGTTAGAGAACTGAGAAGTGATATCCAAGGCTGGAGGTTCAGACTTTAAAAGCCAgttcctttcgtaagctatttatAAAAGGGGAACACAAACGTTCTTAtcgtggtgtagggtttcctgcctaagcaggcagCTGGACCTGTagacctccaacgtcccttccaactctgttattctacttctatttcaattattgtatttctattctaGTCTCTTTAAAAATTGTGCTACATGTGTAGTACTGTATACTAGAAGATTAAGTAAATGGAGTAGCAATATGAATGGAATGCAtatttattatatgtattatttCCTGTTCCCTCTTAGATCACAACTGGGACACATATTTCCCCACCAGGAGATGTGTCAGAATATAGTGTAGAGTCGCAGGAGGAAAGGGCTTTTTCCCAGAGGGCAAAGAGGCACCGAAGTTTGGAAAGTCTAATAGGCAGGAAGAGGGCTAAGATGGCCCTTCCCTAGCAGTTCACAGAGTGTATCTCTGGCTATGCAGATAGTTGCTTTAGTCTGGGAACACTCTATCTGTAGGTGATAAAGAAACTACTGAGAAGTAACTCCACGTGTTCTTCTTAGGACCTCACGTGGAAAAACACAATCCACTAAGCATGCTCTGAGAAACAAAAATGTCATATAAAAAGACTATTATTCTAAGATCATAGGATATCAGTTGCAAATCTACATGAAGAACAAGTTTGGTGCTGCCAAATGTCACCTTTAGAttaatatctgctggcatatgataAAACTGTATATCATTACTCTTCATCTTAAAATGAAAgcgtatacattaaaaaaaagattaactgTACGTCCTTCCAACTTATTTGATATATGGGTTTGCACCCCATTTTAAGGCACATAAGCATCTTTAATTTGCTTAGTGTATTGCATGTATCCGCCGACTGTGATTTATAACCACAATTTATGGCTTAGAAACTCAATCTGTAAATTGTTTAACACTCTCTTTTTCAGTGCTTCTTGCATCCAATAATCAATGGTCTTATCTCAGAAGGTAACAGCTAAAGCTCCTTTGGTTTTAAAACAGAAGTCCTATGTGTAACATCAATAATGAAACGTTCCTCCAAGATATAAGGTTGAAACTCACCGGTAAAGTAGCAAGATTATTACAGGACAAATCCAAAACTGTTGCCTTTGGAAGTCCTGCCTgaagaagagccaaaaaaaattagaattaaaaattGTACATTGTACATTTAGGACAATAAATCACTGTAACCTTAGTATTACATTGCGATACCAAAAACCTTCAGAATTCAATATTTTCTCTAATATGGGCAAGTTTTCATTAGATAACAACATCTCAAAAATACTCATTTCCCAGACAGGCGGTTCTCACTTAACCTCTATCCAACAATACTACCCTTTGttctcaaagttacaactgccataccatcaccatcatcaccccTGTGATGTGAGATCATATGTGATCACATTTTAGGCATTTGGCAAGCAGCTTGCTTTCCAACCAGTTGCAGCATCACACAaccattttcaacattttttttttgccagtttctggtGTTGCAGAAAATGCCCATTCAGGAGAATGGATTTACAcatatttgcttaatgactgtggtGACTTGCTTTACGACCACCATAAAAAAAGCTGCAAAATTGAGTCAGATCACATGGTGACCACTTAATGGCTAACATGACTGAGCACCAAAATTCTAGGCTTAATTATGACaagtaaggactacctgtattatagtTAATTTCAATTTAGAATTCGATTATATTATTTAAATCCCATGAGATTTGCCACTGAGTTAGAAATGGGacttttgggttgtttttttaaaactgaacAATACGAAGCAATGGAAATCAGAAGTTGCTCAGATAATTGGAAATGTTTGCATATACTATTGTTCCTACATGCCCTACCTGatcacaaatattttcttttcaccCACTATGCTTTCATATCCCTTTTTCCATTACCCCACCACCAGCCTGTTTAAAGACTGCTGTTTCCCATGGAAGGAAACAGGAATTTCAAGACAAACTGCTGAGAAAGAGATGGGAAGCTTCATTCATCCAGTCTACTCCTATGAACTTGAGCACAGCTTTAGAGATCACAAAATTTTACAAGATGGCAAAGCCACAGAGTTTATGGATTTCTGTTTGTATTATCTGGAATTCCATAACCAGCTGAAAGATATGAAGCTTTGAGAAAATTAAAACTTTTCTGAAGTTTGACAATCTACTTTCTACAAAATAAAAGACAGCAATACCTGAACAAGAAGACACTTTCCCACAATCTACTTACAAAAGATGCACAAGATGGAATCAGGTCGAGAGATTTCAGGGGAAAATTGAAACCTCTTAACCTGTTTCCATTATGTGCATCTTTTGTATGTGTGCCGTCTCAGACAACAGCCACTGAACAACTCATGATGCTGGGATGTTGGCTacagaaaacaaaacagcaaCAGGGCTTTGAATGTTTATTTGAAGAAAATGTTTGTGGATTGTGGGAAAGTTTCTTCTTGTTCAGGTATTGTCGTGTTTTATTTGTGATCCCCTGCTGTTAAGTATGGTTAATATCAAGAATAAATGGAAACCCTATACTTTAATTAAATCTACTTAGTATTTCAGCAGTGCAATGGCTCAACAGTTAAGATGCTGAAGCCTGTTGTCTGCAAAGCCGACAGCCCATATTTGAGAGCTGAGCATTGCACAATGGGGTGAGCTCACATGCTCAACCcaactcctgccaacctagcaattggTAGGCAtgaaatgtgagtagataaataggtattactttggtgggaaggtaacaacacTCTACGatgtcatgccggccacatgaccacagaaatgtgTTCAGATAGCGCAGGCTCAATGgcccttgaaatggagatgagcccTGCAGCAATGACTTGCAAAgtaaaatccacagaaactgtTTTAATGTGTTTTATAATTATGTCACAATTATGTTATACACCTGTTATTCTACAGGCCATAAAAACAGTTACCTACCAGCTCCTTAACTGGAACTTCATTCAGATCACATAAACTTAAATCCAATTCATTGCCATCAAGTTTGTCCTTCAAATTAATTCCTTTTCCTCCGGATTTTGCCATAATTTCCAATGAAGCAAAATCATCCAGTCAATCTGATAAATATACTTATGTTCCTAAGGAAATAGATTCAGGTTTCACATATTAGTGCTGTAGACAAATACCGGTATTATTAGCTGGGtactttattgaaatgttgttgtATCTTTCATGTACGTTAATAATAAACATTATCTGTCCTGGTTAAATTAAAAAGCAAACCCTATAGAATATAGCAACCATAAGCAATTACAACTGCTTTGAAGCTAAGATGAGTCAATCCTGGTTAAAACCTGAAAGTGTGGCTACTAggaaatgtggggggggggagcacccTAGAAGGAGGCTGTGGCAAATAACTTCTCTActattgttaaaaaaaaccctgcatgaAACAGAAAGTCACCAGAGGCAAAGCTCTATTCCAAGGTGGTATGTACCATATCGACCCATAAAGCTCTATATGCATTCCAGAAATGAGAGATTTCAATTCTATTTAgaaatagaattctattctagaaCTGTTATGGATTACACTAGTAGAAGCTAAACCAATTTCATTGAATACATGATGTACAATGACAGTAAaggctattattattaaattaattctaATTTCTAAGGGAAAAATAACATTATTACTTATGTGGGAAGCTGGTAGGTGACTCTCCAGAATCCTAGGGTCTTCAAACTGAAAAAGCTCAGGTCACTTATAACCACCCACCCTCAGGGAATTAAAGTCAGCACCAAGAGTCTGAAACTGGGCTGGAACTATATAGTGAAAAGATAAGGCATCTAGCGCCCT
This genomic interval carries:
- the LRRC59 gene encoding leucine-rich repeat-containing protein 59, with the translated sequence MAKSGGKGINLKDKLDGNELDLSLCDLNEVPVKELAGLPKATVLDLSCNNLATLPSEFCSLIHLVKLDLSKNRLQNLPSDFGRLISLQHLDLLNNRLVTLPVSFAQLKNLKWLDLKDNPLDPTLAKVAGDCLDEKQCKLAAVRVLQHMSVLQSELDRERQRKLQKEQELEKKREAERQAREAQERELRKREKAEEKERRRREYDALRIAKQKMTKQQRRETGENQKPSVSRPSHPLKKERSWSRMLLKMFLLLLLGALSTLAVCRVTELQHQPLCVSVNTLYEDALTFLPSRDIFQNILQPNSQQ